Proteins encoded by one window of Monoglobus pectinilyticus:
- a CDS encoding phage portal protein, whose product MDIDVVKKLIKKYEPGHKDFIMMAEQSERYYNRENDIKFKDRERKNECQDRPLRNADNRIASNFHRLLIDQKSSYMFTAQPLFDVSDDYANTVIYNTLGNKFEKVCIKLCNMASNSGVAWIYYWSDTEGFKYTIVDSKQVIPIWDTTVEDKLKAVLRVYKELEDDGKTYEVYEYYTDDMIYSYRAEHGDIDTLKEYECYNCYNVDIQQSAFVASVPNPFGRIPFIPFFNNSEHTRDLDLNKDQIDTYDKVYSGFLNDLEDIQEVIFVLSGYEGESLEKFLSELKMFKTIKVDAAEEDGQAKGDLQTLTIDIPVEARKIMLEMTRKSIFEQGMGIDPDPQNFGNSSGIALGYLYSLLELKAGATEAEFKMGFSELINAICNYYGLAVDKIIQTWTRTKVRTDSELCEIAKNSVGLISKRTIAENHPWVKNIERELQRIKEEELEEVNKDEADMFTRVKTDETE is encoded by the coding sequence TTGGATATTGATGTAGTTAAGAAATTAATTAAAAAGTACGAGCCGGGTCATAAGGATTTCATAATGATGGCCGAGCAAAGCGAAAGATATTATAACAGGGAAAACGATATAAAATTTAAGGATAGAGAAAGAAAAAATGAGTGTCAGGATAGGCCACTGCGAAATGCGGATAATAGGATAGCAAGCAATTTTCATCGTCTGCTGATTGACCAAAAATCCTCGTACATGTTTACAGCACAACCCCTATTTGACGTTTCGGACGATTACGCAAATACAGTTATTTATAATACACTTGGGAATAAATTTGAAAAGGTGTGTATTAAACTGTGTAATATGGCCTCAAATAGTGGAGTTGCGTGGATATATTATTGGAGCGATACCGAGGGCTTTAAATATACAATTGTGGATTCAAAACAGGTTATACCTATATGGGACACAACGGTTGAAGATAAATTGAAAGCTGTGCTTAGAGTATATAAAGAACTTGAAGATGATGGTAAAACATATGAGGTGTATGAATATTATACGGATGATATGATATATTCATATAGAGCTGAACATGGAGACATAGACACATTAAAAGAATATGAGTGCTATAATTGTTATAATGTTGATATTCAGCAATCGGCTTTTGTGGCGAGTGTGCCTAATCCATTTGGGCGAATTCCGTTTATTCCATTTTTTAATAACAGTGAGCATACTAGAGATTTAGATTTAAATAAGGACCAAATAGATACATATGATAAAGTTTATAGTGGATTTTTGAACGACCTTGAGGATATACAAGAGGTCATTTTTGTTTTGTCGGGGTATGAAGGGGAATCTTTAGAAAAATTTCTCTCGGAACTTAAAATGTTTAAGACTATAAAAGTGGACGCAGCTGAAGAAGACGGACAAGCCAAAGGCGATTTACAGACGCTTACAATAGATATACCTGTCGAAGCCCGTAAGATAATGCTTGAGATGACTAGAAAATCAATTTTTGAGCAGGGCATGGGGATTGACCCCGACCCACAGAATTTTGGTAATAGTTCAGGTATTGCCCTTGGATATTTGTATTCATTGCTTGAGCTTAAAGCAGGAGCAACCGAGGCAGAGTTCAAAATGGGATTTTCGGAATTAATTAATGCAATATGTAATTATTATGGGCTGGCGGTAGATAAAATTATCCAAACGTGGACGAGAACTAAAGTAAGGACAGACAGCGAACTTTGTGAAATTGCTAAAAATTCGGTTGGGTTAATCTCGAAACGAACAATTGCTGAAAATCATCCATGGGTTAAAAATATAGAACGTGAACTGCAGCGCATTAAGGAAGAGGAACTTGAAGAGGTAAACAAAGATGAAGCTGATATGTTTACAAGGGTGAAAACCGATGAAACAGAATAG
- the terL gene encoding phage terminase large subunit produces the protein MDKEHIKLGAKIELARREFFYFCHLLAPEFYKINRNYLINLCNEFQRFCESDEQIMIVNLPPRHGKSRTAGLFVEWLLGRNHNEKIMTGSYNETLSTTFSKNVRNAIQEEKADNDKIIYSDIFPGVQIKRGDGSMNLWSLTDGYNNYLATSPSGTATGFGCTWMIIDDLIKSAEEAYNETILEKHWDWFVNTMLSRLEEGGKILIIMTRWATGDLAGRAIKYFKSENIKCKVITMKALQDDGSMICEEILSRKSYDMKVKAMGADIASANYQQIPIDQKGRLYTHFKTYEYIPSDGSGNSLFTEIRSYCDTADEGSDYLCNIIYGVYNSEAYILDVYYTKDSMEITEKETAKRLVEFDVNKATIESNNGGRGFARSVKRIMESELFTNHTIVKWYHQSKNKKARILSNSTWVMEHIYYPVNWRDRWPEYYEAMMSYQKEGKNKHDDAPDATTGVAERTRQRKSGISVLR, from the coding sequence ATGGATAAAGAACATATTAAACTTGGTGCTAAGATAGAGCTTGCTCGGCGTGAATTCTTTTATTTTTGCCATTTATTAGCTCCTGAATTTTACAAAATTAACAGAAATTATCTAATAAATCTTTGTAATGAATTTCAAAGATTTTGTGAGAGTGATGAACAGATAATGATTGTTAATTTACCTCCGCGGCACGGCAAGTCAAGGACTGCCGGCTTGTTTGTTGAGTGGCTTTTGGGACGCAATCATAACGAGAAAATTATGACCGGTTCATACAACGAAACATTGTCTACTACATTTTCAAAAAATGTTAGAAACGCGATACAAGAGGAAAAAGCGGATAATGACAAAATAATTTATTCTGATATATTTCCGGGAGTTCAAATAAAGCGCGGTGACGGTTCAATGAATTTATGGAGCCTGACAGATGGCTATAATAATTATCTTGCCACTTCTCCAAGTGGAACTGCAACGGGTTTTGGATGTACGTGGATGATTATTGACGATTTAATTAAATCAGCAGAAGAAGCGTACAACGAAACTATTCTTGAAAAACATTGGGATTGGTTTGTAAATACAATGCTATCCCGTCTTGAAGAGGGCGGAAAAATCCTTATAATCATGACGAGATGGGCAACCGGAGATTTAGCAGGCAGAGCGATAAAATATTTCAAGTCTGAAAATATAAAATGCAAAGTTATAACTATGAAAGCGCTACAGGATGACGGTTCTATGATTTGCGAAGAAATATTATCGCGCAAAAGCTATGATATGAAAGTCAAGGCTATGGGAGCCGATATTGCGTCAGCAAATTATCAGCAAATACCCATTGACCAAAAAGGACGTTTGTACACACATTTCAAAACTTATGAGTACATACCGTCTGACGGAAGTGGCAATTCGTTGTTTACAGAGATTAGGTCGTATTGTGATACAGCTGACGAAGGAAGCGATTATCTGTGTAATATAATATACGGAGTTTATAACAGCGAAGCGTATATACTTGATGTATACTACACCAAAGACAGCATGGAAATAACGGAAAAAGAAACAGCTAAACGGCTTGTTGAGTTTGACGTGAATAAAGCTACTATTGAGAGCAATAACGGCGGTCGCGGCTTTGCTAGAAGTGTAAAACGTATTATGGAAAGCGAGTTATTCACGAATCATACGATAGTAAAATGGTATCATCAGAGTAAAAACAAAAAGGCGCGTATATTATCAAATAGTACATGGGTAATGGAACATATATATTATCCCGTAAATTGGCGTGATAGGTGGCCCGAATATTATGAGGCTATGATGAGTTATCAAAAAGAAGGTAAAAATAAGCATGATGATGCACCGGATGCGACAACAGGAGTTGCAGAGCGTACAAGACAAAGAAAATCTGGAATATCAGTATTGAGGTGA
- a CDS encoding dATP/dGTP diphosphohydrolase domain-containing protein: protein MKYDEGKPKLTLCPTEIITAVARVREYGVKKYGDSDSWKDVEPQRYRDAAFRHFVSYINDPLGVDEESELPHLWHLACNIAFLCAMEKD, encoded by the coding sequence GTGAAATATGACGAAGGAAAGCCGAAACTTACCTTGTGCCCGACAGAAATAATCACAGCGGTTGCCAGGGTAAGAGAATACGGAGTAAAAAAGTATGGAGATAGTGACAGCTGGAAAGATGTTGAGCCGCAAAGATATAGAGACGCGGCTTTCAGGCACTTTGTGTCATACATAAATGACCCTTTGGGCGTAGATGAAGAAAGCGAATTGCCGCATTTGTGGCATTTGGCTTGCAATATTGCGTTTTTGTGCGCTATGGAAAAGGACTGA
- a CDS encoding helix-turn-helix domain-containing protein has product MFFNQLEKRCKQCQIKLTPLVLSIGISKGNISKWRNGTIPTGDILIKLADALDCSVDYLLGRTDVIEVNTKEKPLSIAEQFRELDTSQVAAYGENEFINDKEN; this is encoded by the coding sequence GTGTTTTTTAACCAATTAGAAAAACGCTGTAAACAATGTCAAATAAAATTAACACCTTTGGTCTTGAGTATCGGAATAAGCAAAGGAAACATTTCTAAATGGCGCAATGGAACTATCCCTACTGGAGACATTTTGATAAAACTTGCGGATGCGCTTGACTGTTCTGTTGACTACCTCCTCGGACGTACCGATGTTATCGAAGTTAATACAAAAGAAAAACCTTTATCTATTGCAGAACAATTTAGAGAATTAGATACATCACAGGTGGCCGCTTATGGCGAAAATGAATTTATAAATGATAAGGAGAATTAG
- a CDS encoding ImmA/IrrE family metallo-endopeptidase, with protein MFARYSAVITLLENKINKLPITINLIEDLLKAKGWSILKYDVNNGKQIELLKQYNIFAIAKRTKAFTYKRKTEKIIFIRSGLSANEKRMLLAHELGHIVLGHMADNNVLGYKPGGLIDEGQEDEANEFALEFLAPICVLTKKHINTPQLVSATTLLDDKRSRLVADEVQHHKKYTEYEEKLCNQFNEIKEKNIKIRYIVVAIITALILVTATITVNYKSQENIEQTQVIQEATPTSEPQIMDIDVVVTKSGQKYHTLECKHIKDKPNLIHMTINEAIQAGYEPCEDCKPDSY; from the coding sequence GTGTTTGCAAGATACAGTGCAGTAATTACTTTGTTAGAAAATAAAATAAACAAATTGCCAATTACTATAAATCTTATAGAAGACTTATTAAAAGCAAAAGGCTGGAGCATCTTAAAATATGATGTAAACAACGGCAAACAAATTGAATTGCTCAAACAATACAACATTTTTGCAATTGCAAAACGGACAAAAGCGTTCACTTATAAGCGTAAAACAGAAAAAATTATATTTATACGCTCCGGTTTGTCCGCTAATGAAAAACGCATGTTGCTAGCGCATGAACTGGGTCATATAGTGTTAGGGCATATGGCTGACAATAATGTGTTGGGATATAAGCCAGGTGGATTAATTGACGAAGGTCAGGAAGATGAAGCCAATGAATTTGCACTTGAATTTCTTGCCCCAATATGCGTTTTAACTAAAAAACATATAAATACGCCTCAGCTTGTATCAGCGACAACTTTATTGGACGATAAACGCAGCCGCCTGGTAGCTGATGAAGTGCAGCATCACAAAAAATATACAGAGTATGAAGAAAAATTATGTAATCAATTTAACGAAATAAAAGAAAAAAATATAAAAATCAGATATATTGTTGTGGCAATAATAACAGCGTTAATACTAGTAACTGCTACAATAACAGTTAACTATAAAAGTCAAGAAAATATAGAACAAACACAAGTAATACAAGAAGCGACGCCGACATCTGAACCTCAAATAATGGACATTGACGTAGTAGTTACAAAATCAGGCCAAAAATACCATACCTTAGAGTGTAAACATATAAAAGACAAACCTAACCTAATACATATGACAATCAATGAAGCCATACAAGCTGGCTATGAGCCTTGCGAAGATTGCAAACCTGATAGCTATTAG
- a CDS encoding tyrosine-type recombinase/integrase, with protein sequence MKKRADGRYCKQIRINGKIKSFYGKSEREINRKILAYQDTKEKGEIFKTVAEEWLDEYLLNTPYTTFKKCGKSAYLSLLQEFGNERIKNITSHDVDIFLKRLAAKDYAQKTVATYKSIFNQIFRFAIVNGYTNINPVTSVSLPKNLKKSIRKMPDTKEIEIVNTLHDGFGFLAYFLLYTGLRISETLALNYEDIDRENKIINVNKKIIHDGNNPILINETKTESGTRTVILLDRVAKYLPNKKHGIIFCNEHGDYLTKKQLACRWDKMRKENNLTLTAHQLRHAYATMLFEAGIEAKDAQELMGHKDIKLTQDIYTHIRKERKSETAKKLNSFNF encoded by the coding sequence ATGAAAAAACGAGCCGATGGAAGATATTGTAAACAAATACGGATTAACGGAAAAATTAAATCCTTTTACGGCAAATCTGAGCGAGAAATTAATAGAAAGATTTTAGCCTATCAAGACACCAAAGAAAAAGGAGAAATTTTTAAAACTGTTGCCGAGGAATGGCTTGACGAATATTTATTAAACACACCTTATACTACTTTTAAAAAATGCGGGAAAAGCGCATATTTATCGCTATTACAAGAGTTTGGGAATGAACGTATAAAAAATATTACATCCCATGACGTTGATATATTTTTGAAGCGGCTTGCCGCAAAAGATTACGCACAGAAGACAGTGGCAACATATAAAAGTATTTTTAATCAAATATTTAGATTTGCTATAGTTAATGGATATACTAATATAAATCCAGTTACATCAGTTTCATTGCCAAAGAATTTAAAAAAATCAATACGTAAAATGCCCGACACCAAAGAAATAGAAATCGTTAACACCTTACATGATGGATTTGGATTTTTGGCCTACTTTCTGTTATATACCGGACTTAGAATTAGTGAAACGCTTGCTTTGAATTACGAAGATATTGACAGAGAAAATAAAATTATAAATGTAAACAAAAAAATTATACATGACGGAAATAATCCAATATTAATAAATGAAACAAAAACAGAATCCGGAACAAGAACAGTTATACTTTTGGACAGAGTTGCAAAATATTTGCCGAACAAAAAACATGGCATAATTTTTTGCAATGAGCATGGAGATTATTTAACCAAAAAACAGCTTGCTTGTCGCTGGGACAAAATGCGCAAAGAAAACAATTTAACATTAACCGCTCATCAGTTGCGGCATGCTTATGCGACAATGCTATTCGAAGCTGGAATAGAAGCAAAAGACGCTCAAGAATTAATGGGGCACAAAGACATAAAATTAACTCAAGATATTTACACGCACATCAGAAAAGAACGTAAATCCGAAACAGCAAAAAAGTTAAATTCATTCAATTTTTAA
- a CDS encoding CotH kinase family protein produces the protein MNKKICKLTMLLFVTVILVCSASVVFAEGIINQNCSVFFSVNGGLYQKPFSLTLSTDLENAQIYYTTDGSDPTENSVLYNGSITIENRTSQPNDLSEISGVSTSFKAPNGLVFKGTVIKARAVNAESKTPIFVNSYFVSDDILTRYGVKVISITTERDNLFSKQNGIYMSPNYLESGELYERSAFVEVFDSDGSCQIAQPAGIRIHGGASRNYQQKSFRVYARENPEYQSGGLKTFESDLFDGTVTDFKGGIITKYKRLMLRNGGNDWDKKFIQDAFIQDICAPLDFDTQGYRPSVAFINGEFWGMYDLRERYDDQYFRYHYKLNDNKDVAMLKMSSEDGVRDILTLEEGEEQYLNEYLEHYNWILENNLKVPDNYETACKYFDPSNMIDYVIANVYFKNWDWPQNNVVIWKNTNPQNDFDDRWRFAMLDNDYTLEANGKLNTDNILENRIYGKDQPSTSAKGWKLSQLFAAFLENDDFRNETIRRYNDYMNTIFDKDILSLRLDEMYNNISHLVAEQKSRYPLSMKNDNRSSIKSQINSRETTARNEMKETWGVHEMVNALFISDLSKGYIKVNNIELCSNNKWQIKNPGNYSAQYYKNIPIEINAVAENGYKFSYFLINGQKVYDSCVNLDMSVDETVETIFEKTETAKLISDSIVIYQVFGDGGKTDAIMDRSCVQLYNPLDVPVDISGYALQYSSTVGDGWQKFVMPENSVIKPKHFYLIGGKLNSINARIKIDADIYFDDMVIDNKMFKLALTKNSEDINAKATTAAVIDLLGVVEKNGDSSIDAYETVPSYGLSKQKSLIRVGFDTGNNQEDFAVFSFKDASDEEIKEKQPHKHDYIESPSPSPIHTDKPTPLPNVSYTDTEIKLENGEYWLSTKLTNIEPGSSVVVAAYDNKGVLISIQIVKSTDSNINTQFTSNTNIDFFKVFVFEEMDDIVPVTDSELVEI, from the coding sequence ATGAATAAAAAAATATGCAAACTAACAATGCTTTTATTCGTGACGGTGATTTTGGTATGTTCGGCTTCTGTTGTATTTGCTGAGGGTATTATTAATCAAAATTGTTCAGTGTTTTTTTCTGTAAACGGCGGTTTGTATCAGAAACCTTTTTCTTTAACACTTTCTACTGACCTTGAAAATGCACAAATTTATTATACGACCGACGGAAGCGACCCAACCGAAAATTCAGTTCTTTACAATGGAAGCATCACTATAGAGAACCGTACTTCACAGCCCAATGATTTATCTGAAATTTCCGGTGTTTCAACCAGCTTTAAAGCGCCAAACGGTCTAGTTTTTAAAGGAACCGTTATAAAGGCCAGAGCTGTAAATGCCGAATCTAAAACTCCTATATTCGTAAACTCTTATTTTGTTAGTGACGATATTTTGACTAGATATGGAGTAAAAGTTATTTCTATTACTACTGAACGTGATAATTTGTTTTCAAAGCAAAATGGAATATATATGTCGCCCAATTATTTAGAATCAGGAGAACTTTATGAGCGGAGCGCTTTTGTTGAAGTGTTTGATTCTGACGGAAGTTGTCAAATAGCCCAGCCGGCGGGTATCCGTATTCATGGCGGCGCGTCAAGAAATTATCAGCAAAAATCGTTTCGTGTTTATGCCCGTGAGAATCCTGAATATCAGAGCGGTGGTCTGAAAACTTTTGAAAGCGATTTATTTGATGGAACTGTTACTGATTTTAAGGGTGGTATAATAACAAAGTATAAGCGTCTTATGCTAAGAAACGGCGGAAATGATTGGGATAAGAAATTTATCCAGGATGCGTTTATCCAGGATATATGTGCTCCTCTTGATTTTGATACACAGGGTTATCGTCCGTCTGTTGCATTTATTAACGGTGAATTTTGGGGTATGTATGATTTGCGTGAGCGGTATGATGACCAATATTTTAGATATCACTATAAGCTGAATGACAATAAAGATGTTGCTATGCTAAAAATGTCATCTGAAGATGGTGTTCGTGATATTCTCACACTAGAAGAGGGAGAAGAACAATATCTTAATGAGTATCTTGAGCATTATAATTGGATTTTGGAAAACAATCTTAAGGTTCCGGATAATTATGAGACTGCTTGTAAATACTTTGATCCGTCCAATATGATTGACTATGTGATTGCAAATGTGTATTTTAAAAATTGGGATTGGCCTCAGAACAATGTGGTAATTTGGAAAAATACCAATCCACAAAATGATTTTGACGACCGCTGGCGGTTTGCTATGCTTGATAACGACTACACTCTTGAGGCAAACGGAAAGCTAAATACTGATAATATCCTTGAAAACCGAATATATGGCAAAGACCAGCCGTCGACTTCAGCTAAGGGGTGGAAGCTTAGTCAGCTGTTTGCGGCATTTTTGGAAAACGATGATTTTAGAAACGAGACAATTAGGCGTTATAATGACTATATGAACACTATTTTTGATAAGGATATATTATCGTTAAGATTGGATGAAATGTATAATAATATTTCACATTTGGTTGCCGAGCAAAAAAGCAGATACCCGCTTAGCATGAAAAATGACAACCGCAGCAGTATAAAATCTCAAATCAATTCAAGGGAAACCACCGCAAGAAATGAGATGAAAGAAACATGGGGCGTACATGAAATGGTGAACGCATTATTTATCTCAGATTTATCAAAAGGATATATAAAGGTAAATAATATTGAACTTTGTTCCAATAACAAATGGCAGATTAAAAATCCGGGAAACTATTCCGCACAATATTATAAGAATATCCCGATAGAAATCAATGCAGTGGCAGAGAATGGATATAAATTTAGTTATTTTTTAATAAATGGACAAAAGGTATATGACAGCTGCGTTAACTTAGATATGTCGGTTGATGAGACTGTTGAGACCATTTTTGAAAAGACTGAAACGGCAAAATTGATTTCAGATTCGATAGTGATTTATCAAGTTTTCGGAGACGGCGGTAAAACTGACGCAATTATGGATAGGAGCTGCGTACAGCTGTATAATCCTCTAGATGTTCCGGTAGATATTTCAGGGTATGCTTTGCAGTATTCATCGACAGTTGGAGATGGATGGCAAAAATTTGTTATGCCTGAAAACTCTGTTATAAAACCGAAGCATTTTTATTTGATTGGAGGTAAGTTAAACTCCATAAATGCCAGGATAAAGATTGACGCTGATATTTATTTTGATGATATGGTTATAGATAACAAGATGTTCAAATTGGCGCTTACAAAAAATTCTGAGGATATTAACGCCAAAGCAACAACAGCTGCGGTTATAGATTTGCTTGGTGTGGTGGAGAAGAATGGAGATTCGTCAATTGACGCTTATGAGACTGTGCCTTCATATGGTTTATCAAAGCAGAAGTCTTTAATCAGGGTAGGTTTTGATACCGGAAATAATCAGGAAGATTTTGCAGTTTTTTCATTTAAAGACGCGTCAGACGAGGAGATCAAAGAAAAACAGCCGCATAAGCATGATTATATTGAATCCCCAAGCCCATCACCAATACATACCGACAAACCGACACCGCTGCCGAATGTTTCTTATACTGATACAGAAATTAAGCTGGAAAATGGAGAATATTGGCTTAGTACCAAGCTCACAAATATTGAACCCGGTTCCTCAGTGGTTGTAGCGGCTTATGATAATAAAGGTGTGTTAATTTCAATACAGATAGTAAAAAGTACAGATTCAAATATTAATACTCAATTTACATCAAATACTAATATAGATTTTTTTAAAGTATTTGTATTTGAAGAGATGGATGATATTGTTCCTGTAACAGATTCTGAGTTAGTAGAAATATAA
- a CDS encoding DUF4268 domain-containing protein: MKLGRLKEVNVRDLWHHEQYDFSNWLSEEENIELLNDILGLTLIDINKEVYVGAYRCDLVARDEATGINIIIENQLECSNHDHLGKIITYASGLDAQVIVWIVEEAREEHRSAIEWLNNNTNKKLNFFLIELHAYKIGDSIPAPKFEIIEKPNDFIKNSKGNSDSNDMSKTQSERVIFWTMFNELVVNRGKPFNIRKVSTDNWYNVAIGTSEAHICINLVNKESSIVIELYINNNKELFDKLYGNKTEIESELGLSLDWQRLNNRKASRIKYLIYGLNFDNHENYSELMNEIIDKVILMRKVFIKYI; encoded by the coding sequence ATGAAATTAGGCAGATTAAAAGAAGTCAATGTCAGGGATTTATGGCATCACGAACAATATGATTTTTCTAATTGGTTATCTGAAGAAGAAAATATAGAACTTTTAAATGATATTCTAGGATTGACTTTAATAGATATTAATAAAGAAGTATATGTTGGGGCATATAGATGTGATTTAGTTGCCAGAGATGAAGCAACAGGTATAAATATAATAATAGAAAATCAACTTGAATGTTCAAACCATGATCATTTAGGTAAGATAATAACATATGCGTCAGGTCTTGATGCTCAAGTGATTGTATGGATAGTTGAAGAAGCGCGTGAGGAACATAGAAGTGCAATAGAGTGGTTGAATAATAATACCAATAAAAAATTAAATTTCTTTTTAATTGAACTTCATGCATATAAAATTGGCGATTCGATACCAGCTCCAAAATTCGAAATTATTGAAAAGCCAAATGATTTTATTAAGAATTCAAAAGGAAACAGTGATTCAAATGATATGAGTAAAACTCAGTCCGAGAGAGTAATATTTTGGACAATGTTTAATGAGCTTGTAGTTAACAGGGGCAAACCTTTTAATATCAGAAAAGTGTCGACAGATAATTGGTATAATGTTGCAATTGGAACAAGTGAAGCACATATATGTATTAATCTTGTCAATAAAGAATCCAGCATTGTCATAGAATTATATATTAATAACAATAAAGAACTATTTGATAAATTGTATGGTAATAAAACTGAGATTGAAAGTGAGCTTGGATTATCTTTAGATTGGCAAAGGTTGAATAATAGAAAAGCTTCAAGAATTAAATACTTAATATATGGATTAAATTTTGATAACCACGAAAATTATTCTGAATTAATGAATGAGATAATTGATAAGGTTATTTTAATGAGGAAAGTCTTTATTAAATATATTTAG
- a CDS encoding DUF2700 domain-containing protein, which yields MEYFKVLLPVIVAAISSVIVILVIIKEHKKNGKIENYMNEGLTIGLCLGAGIGASFLTNITYFISIGMLVGFLVGVNIKKH from the coding sequence ATGGAATATTTTAAAGTTCTACTGCCTGTAATTGTTGCAGCTATATCTTCTGTAATTGTAATTTTAGTTATTATTAAAGAGCATAAGAAGAATGGCAAAATTGAAAATTATATGAATGAGGGATTAACAATAGGCTTATGTTTGGGCGCCGGAATTGGAGCAAGCTTCTTAACTAATATTACATATTTTATCAGTATAGGTATGCTGGTGGGATTTTTGGTTGGTGTAAATATAAAAAAACATTAG
- a CDS encoding helix-turn-helix transcriptional regulator: protein MFNFYEVHQYELDVVHHHRALKYKSHLHNEFETIFLFEGEQGLIVNGSEYVLHEGDCAVIFPNVPHSYTRPDSIKKVNNAADSAIIFMPADALYAMFPDTRGSYPDECIINADTLNENAVLAFHKIFEEASINAQIGWAYIIFSHTIPLLMKNTLLSLQNSDTITRLLSYISLNFRKSLTLDMISDELGINKYYISRVFSNQIKVSFRTYLNVLRTNHAASLIKISDDNLEDIATDSGFESTRSFYRIFKDIYGVSPSQYRKMIRRYSIY, encoded by the coding sequence ATGTTTAATTTTTATGAGGTACATCAATATGAACTCGACGTTGTTCATCATCACCGGGCACTCAAATATAAAAGCCATCTGCATAACGAATTTGAAACAATATTTCTGTTCGAAGGAGAACAGGGACTCATTGTAAACGGCTCCGAATATGTTCTTCACGAGGGCGACTGTGCTGTAATTTTTCCAAATGTTCCTCACTCATACACACGTCCGGATTCCATAAAAAAAGTCAATAATGCTGCCGACAGCGCAATAATATTTATGCCTGCTGACGCACTGTATGCAATGTTTCCCGACACGCGCGGCTCATATCCCGATGAATGTATTATCAATGCTGATACATTAAATGAAAATGCGGTACTCGCTTTTCATAAAATTTTTGAGGAAGCGAGTATAAACGCACAAATAGGTTGGGCGTATATTATCTTCAGTCATACAATTCCTCTCCTTATGAAAAACACACTTCTTTCATTACAAAATTCAGACACTATTACTCGTCTGCTCTCATATATTTCATTGAATTTCAGAAAGAGTTTGACGCTTGATATGATTTCCGACGAGTTGGGAATAAACAAATATTATATATCAAGAGTTTTTTCAAATCAAATAAAGGTCAGTTTCAGAACCTATCTAAATGTTCTCCGCACAAACCATGCCGCCTCGCTTATAAAAATATCGGATGACAATCTTGAAGATATAGCCACAGACTCAGGCTTTGAATCTACACGCTCATTCTACAGAATCTTTAAAGATATATATGGTGTTTCTCCATCCCAATACCGTAAGATGATACGCAGATATTCAATATATTAA